One Flavobacterium cerinum genomic window, GATATGCAAGGCAATCTTTCCGGAGCTTGTACAACAAGTGGAATGGCGTATAAAATGCATGGACGGGTTGGCGATTCTCCGATTATCGGAGCCGGATTGTATGTGGATAATGAAATCGGTGCTGCTACTGCGACCGGACATGGGGAAGAAGTTATCCGTATCGCCGGTTGTCATTTGGTAGTGGAATTGATGCGTCAGGGAAGATCACCGCAAAAAGCCTGTGAGGAAGCGGTGGATAGAATTGTAAAGCTGACAAAAAACAGAAATAAAAATTTAAAAGATATTCAGGTCGGATTTATTGCGCTTAATAAAAAAGGAGAACATGGTGCTTATTGTGTTCAGAGTGGTTTTAGCTATGCGAAATACGATGAAACCGGAAATGTTTTACTGGATGCTAATTACTTTTTAAAATAAGATGAAACAACTGGAAATAGCCTGCTTTAATCTGGAATCGGCAATAATTGCAGAACAAGGCGGAGCGAATAGAATTGAACTGTGTAAAGAGCAACACTTAGGAGGAACTACACCTGATATTGAAACGGTTCGGGAAGCACGCGATCGGTTAACAATTGATTTATATGTAATGATTCGTCCGCGTGGCGGCGATTTTTGTTATAACGAAAAAGAGCTGGAGCAGATGAAAGCGGATATTATAGAAATGAAGTCGCTTGGTGTAACCGGTTTTGTTTTCGGAATCCTGAATCAAAAAGATGAAGTTGATAAAAGCATAAATACCGAACTGGTTCGTTTGGCCGCTCCGTTACCATGTACTTTTCATAGAGCTTTTGATGAAATTGCAGATTTGGAAAAGGGAATTGATGACTTAGTGGCTTGCGGCTTTACGAC contains:
- a CDS encoding copper homeostasis protein CutC, whose product is MKQLEIACFNLESAIIAEQGGANRIELCKEQHLGGTTPDIETVREARDRLTIDLYVMIRPRGGDFCYNEKELEQMKADIIEMKSLGVTGFVFGILNQKDEVDKSINTELVRLAAPLPCTFHRAFDEIADLEKGIDDLVACGFTTILTSGGYANVDEGERTLMELVAYAGKRIIIMPGGGLRSANSYRIATRTNAAFYHSSAITDATGIASLEEVKALRKNLSDF